TGATGGTGTCGATGAACGGTTCCAGGATGGCAACCATCCCTTCTGAAACCGGTTCATGGGCTTTGGCTGCAGCATGGGCGATGGGTGCGGAACCCTGTCCCGCCTCATTGGAGAATAATCCTCTGTTTACTCCATTGTTGAATGCGAAAGCGAATCCGGCTCCCAGAAAACCGCCGACAGCAGCTGTACCGGAAAAGATATCACTGAATATAGATATAAATGAAGGGATAATATTTTGATAATTGGAGAAAATGACCGCTATGGCTCCTGCAAAATAGATGATCGCCATGAAAGGGACCAGTTTTTCGGTTACCTGTGCTATCCTTTTGATCCCTCCGATGATAATCAAGCCGAGTAAGACGGATAAGACAGCCCCCGTTACCATATGTTGTATCCCGAAAGTGGCAAACATGGCATTCGATATGCTGTTTATCTGTGGCAGGCTTCCGGTCCCGAAAGAAGATAAAATGGTAGCTATCGCGAAAAATCCCCCTATCCAGTATCCTGTTTTGATTTGCTTCCCATTTTTCAGATTGATATTTAACCGTTTTTTCATATAATACATGGGGCCACCGGCTACCATCCCTTTTTCATCAAAATCCCGGTATTTATGTGACAGGGTTACTTCCACGAATTTGGTACACATCCCTAAAAATGCAGTCATCAGCATCCAGAACAATGCAGCCGGTCCTCCCAAATGGACAGCCAGCGCCACTCCGGCAATATTCCCGGTACCCACCGTTCCTGAAAGGGCGGTAGCCAACGCCTGAAAATGGGATGTGTCGCCTTTGTCTGTCTTTTTGTCGTATTTTCCTTCATTAGTGTCCACTAAAAAATCATAATAGTTCTTTGAAATTGTTGATATTCAATTTATTGTATCCGATTTTCGAGTCAACGGATTTGAATTTATCTTTGCGGTCAGAATCAGACCGTTATGCATAAAGACCCATTCGTTTTCTCCCAATTAGTCCAGTTCATGGATAGGAATCACTTCAATTACCTTGTACGCAAGTATGAAGGTGATAGATACGTCAAGAGCTTTACCTGTTGGAATCAGCTACTTACGATGATGTTCGGGCAACTGACCAACCGCGAAAGCCTCCGCGATCTAATTGTAGCGACCGAGGCGCATAGCGGCAAACTTTACCATCTTGGAATGGGAAAGTCGGTGACCCGAAGCAATCTTAGCAAGGCTAATGAGCAGCGCGACTATCGTATATTCGAGGACTATGCCAAGTTCATGATCAACGAGGCAAGGAAGCGGCGGATTGACAAAATCTTCGAGCTTGAAGGGCATGTCTATGCGTTCGATTCGACTACGATTGACCTGTGTCTGTCGGTGTTCGAATGGGCTAAATTCCGTAAGCATAAAGGCGGCATCAAGATGCACACGCTTTACGATATAGAGGCTCAAGTTCCTGCTTTCGTGCATATTACTCCGGCAAACGTACACGATTCCAAGGCTATGCTTGAGATACCATACGAGCCAGGGGCCCATTATATTTTCGATCGCGGCTACAACGATTACGGCAACCTGTACACTATTCACCGCACTAAAGGATTCTTCGTTCTGAGAGCCAAAAACAACGTCCAGATGAAGCCGAGAACTTGGAAAAGGCGACTTGCGCGAGGCATCGTTTCCGACATAGTCGGCACTTTCACCGTGTATAAAAGCACCAAGGTTTATCCGGAGGAACTGCGAAAGGTGATTTGCATCGATCCTGAGGATGGTAGCAAATACATTTTTCTTACCAATAATCTGACAGCCACGGCCTCTCTGATTTCGGAACTTTACCGCAATCGGTGGAGTGTGGAACTATTCTTCAAATGGGTGAAG
This window of the Proteiniphilum saccharofermentans genome carries:
- a CDS encoding alanine/glycine:cation symporter family protein, whose protein sequence is MDTNEGKYDKKTDKGDTSHFQALATALSGTVGTGNIAGVALAVHLGGPAALFWMLMTAFLGMCTKFVEVTLSHKYRDFDEKGMVAGGPMYYMKKRLNINLKNGKQIKTGYWIGGFFAIATILSSFGTGSLPQINSISNAMFATFGIQHMVTGAVLSVLLGLIIIGGIKRIAQVTEKLVPFMAIIYFAGAIAVIFSNYQNIIPSFISIFSDIFSGTAAVGGFLGAGFAFAFNNGVNRGLFSNEAGQGSAPIAHAAAKAHEPVSEGMVAILEPFIDTIIICFLTGMVLLSSGVWNEKLSNQFQQTDIEILAGYYHEQNEENLAALKNHLNNKDKVSLFTGEIQIEEGKILDKISIIHARSLAENIEVRQGGDLFSGKIPVTNGKITDRSGNLTFTGQSLIHSAPLSTAAFSKSILGNSGQYIVAIALLLFAFSTAIAWSYYGDRSVTYLVGAKYIVVYRIIFVLGFFLASFTDTTIIWSLSLITIALMTVPNLIGLLILHKEVKSTIKDYWIDFKKEHPKN
- a CDS encoding IS4 family transposase, coding for MHKDPFVFSQLVQFMDRNHFNYLVRKYEGDRYVKSFTCWNQLLTMMFGQLTNRESLRDLIVATEAHSGKLYHLGMGKSVTRSNLSKANEQRDYRIFEDYAKFMINEARKRRIDKIFELEGHVYAFDSTTIDLCLSVFEWAKFRKHKGGIKMHTLYDIEAQVPAFVHITPANVHDSKAMLEIPYEPGAHYIFDRGYNDYGNLYTIHRTKGFFVLRAKNNVQMKPRTWKRRLARGIVSDIVGTFTVYKSTKVYPEELRKVICIDPEDGSKYIFLTNNLTATASLISELYRNRWSVELFFKWVKQHLRIKKFWGTSENAVRVQIYCAIITYCLVAIVQHGMKLERSIYEVLQILGISLTDKTHLRDLFDKKNINDVKDLYGSSELNLFNF